From a single Erpetoichthys calabaricus chromosome 1, fErpCal1.3, whole genome shotgun sequence genomic region:
- the LOC127527354 gene encoding gastrula zinc finger protein XlCGF57.1-like: MEKAYSAVEGPQHVKYKCEERVSEEVCEDEQETYYKMHGGLLLIHGIEVDKERCKWSSGHLEHENICMNKQEDCDGPMDFTVDSELLPSITDVQKNKSVNSIKEEDLNCESDWQCSDPEEEGPGLGLTPSRHCPLQQHSVHVKRESLESDIKWKAKASDSSPSEEALPANGSFFLSPLAQTSPQYRPQLKMEDKNMKNLTLASENGIPGSLQDDSQPVKKLNTVGVITTQTQIANTELTTVHQTSREKIESKCKSRDSNLCQTQQEPCGCSDCFKMFRQMSHLKKHRILQTGEKPFSCPECGKAYTTTGSLRRHVKIHTGEKPYCCSDCGKRFTQPHSLKNHRRIHTGEKPYCCFECGKQFTYKSSLLDHTRTHTGEKPYSCSECGKQFRQIGYLLQHRRIHGVEKPHCCSNCGKQFKVLRNLKAHKRIHTGQKPYCCSDCGKRFTEPHSLKNHRRIHTGEKPYCCPECGRGFTCAGSLQSHIKIHTGEKPYCCSECGKRFRQNGHLHVHRRIHTGEKPYCCSDCGKQFKRPCSLKIHSRTHTREKAQ, translated from the exons ATGGAGAAGGCGTACTCTGCTGTTGAAGGTCCTCAACATGtgaaatataaatgtgaagaGAGGGTCTCTGAAGAAGTGTGTGAGGATGAGCAAGAAACATATTACAAAATGCATGGGGGCCTCCTTTTGATCCATGGTATAGAGGTTGATAAAGAGCGATGTAAATGGAGTTCTGGACATCTGGAACATGAGAACATCTGCATGAACAAGCAGGAGGATTGTGATGGACCTATGGACTTTACAGTGGACTCTGAGCTGTTGCCTTCCATCACTGATGTGcagaaaaacaaaagtgtcaacAGCATAAAGGAAGAAGACCTCAATTGTGAGTCTGACTGGCAGTGTTCTGATCCAGAAGAAGAGGGTCCTGGACTAGGTTTGACCCCCAGTAGGCACTGCCCCCTTCAGCAACATTCTGTCCATGTGAAGAGGGAATCTTTGGAATCTGACATTAAGTGGAAGGCCAAAGCATCCGATTCAAGTCCTTCTGAAGAAG CTTTACCAGCCAATGGCAGCTTCTTCTTATCCCCTTTGGCTCAGACATCTCCTCAGTACAGACCTCAACTGAAAATGGAAGATAAGAATATGAAGAACCTGACATTAGCATCAGAGAATGGGATACCCGGCTCTTTGCAGGATGATTCTCAGCCGGTGAAGAAACTAAACACAGTAGGTGTGATCACCACTCAAACTCAGATAGCCAATACGGAACTAACCACAGTCCACCAGACATCGAGGGAAAAGATTGAAAGCAAATGTAAGTCCAGAGATAGTAATCTCTGTCAAACACAACAGGAGCCATGTGGGTGTTCTGATTGTTTCAAGATGTTCCGACAAATGAGTCATCTAAAAAAACATAGAATACTTCagactggagagaagccattttccTGTCCAGAATGTGGAAAAGCATATACCACCACTGGCAGCCTTCGCAGACATGtaaaaattcacacaggagaaaagccatattgttgttctgattGTGGTAAGCGATTCACACAACCTCACAGTCTAAAGAAccacagaagaattcacacaggagagaagccatattgttgttttgaatgtggaaaacaatttaccTACAAGAGTAGCCTTCTGGACCACACAAGaactcatactggagagaagccatatagttgttctgaatgtggaaagcaATTCCGACAAATTGGCTATCTTCTACAACACAGAAGAATTCATGGTGTAGAGAAGCCACATTGTTGTTCTAATTGTGGTAAGCAATTCAAAGTATTGCGCAATCTAAAGgctcacaaaagaattcacacaggacaaaagccatattgttgttctgattGTGGTAAGCGATTCACAGAACCTCACAGTCTAAAGAACCAtagaagaattcacacaggagaaaagccatattgctgtccagaatgtggtagaGGATTTACCTGTGCTGGCAGCCTTCAGAGCCACATaaaaattcatactggagagaagccatattgttgttctgaatgtggaaagcgATTCCGACAAAATGGCCATCTTCATGTgcacagaagaattcacactggagagaagccatattgttgttctgattGTGGTAAGCAATTCAAACGACCATGCAGTCTCAAGATCCACTCAAGAACTCATACTAGAGAGAAGGCTCAATAG
- the LOC127527751 gene encoding gastrula zinc finger protein XlCGF9.1-like yields MKNLTLASENGIPTSLQDDSQPVMKLNTAGVITTPTQIPNTDLTTVYQTPRELVKSKCKSRNGNLCQTQKKPYECSECGKIFQKMSHLKEHRIVHTGDKPFSCSECGKQFTTVGSLRKHVTIHTGEKPYCCSECRKKFRTMGNLQQHTIIHTGEKPFSCIECGKRFTTIGNLQRHVKIHTGEKHYCCSECRK; encoded by the coding sequence ATGAAGAACCTGACATTAGCATCAGAGAATGGGATACCCACCTCTTTGCAGGATGATTCTCAGCCGGTGATGAAACTAAACACAGCAGGTGTGATCACCACTCCAACTCAGATACCCAATACGGACTTAACTACAGTCTACCAGACACCGAGGGAATTGGTTAAAAGCAAATGTAAGTCCAGGAATGGTAATCTGTGTCAGACACAAAAGAAGCCATAtgagtgttctgaatgtggcaagataTTCCAAAAAATGAGCCATCTAAAAGAACACAGAATAGTTCACACTGGAGATAAGCCATTTTCctgttcagaatgtggaaaacaatttactACCGTTGGCAGCCTTCGTAAACATGTaacaattcacacaggagagaagccctaTTGTTGTTCAGAATGTAGGAAGAAATTCCGAACAATGGGCAATCTTCAGCAGCACACaataattcacactggagagaagccattttccTGTAtagaatgtggcaaaagatttacCACCATTGGCAACCTTCAAAGACATGtaaaaattcacacaggagagaagcacTACTGTTGTTCAGAATGTAGAAAGTAA